From a region of the Mercurialis annua linkage group LG1-X, ddMerAnnu1.2, whole genome shotgun sequence genome:
- the LOC126679294 gene encoding esterase-like — MLFTCKMGFSCANYKFSFPVSYSFFTLLVSFAILNPVIGLRSCKFEAIFNFGDSNSDTGGLPSAFFPPNPPYGQTYFHMPAGRYSDGRLIIDFIAQSLNLPYLSAYLNSLGTSFTHGANFATGSSTIRLPSSVIPSGSDSPFFLDIQFRQFLNFKNRSQIIRKNGGIFAKLMPKEEYFGKALYTFDIGQNDLQGGLLHNMSFEEVKASVPDILNRFSLNIKNITKLGGRSFWIHNTGPIGCLPYFLTNFPLAERDTTGCAKHFNEVVQHFNFKLKETVSQLRRDFPSASFTYVDIYSAKYSLISQAQKYGFELPLVACCGYGGKYNNSNTARCGSPAIINGSQVLINQPCDNLSVRINWDGVHYTEAANQFVFDQISTGAFSDPPVPLNQACHRTTF, encoded by the exons ATGCTTTTTACATGCAAAATGGGATTTTCTTGCGCTAATTACAAATTTTCATTTCCTGTCTCCTACTCATTTTTCACGCTTCTAGTAAGCTTTGCTATTTTAAACCCTGTAATTGGTTTAAGAAGCTGTAAATTTGAGGCCATCTTCAACTTTGGCGATTCCAACTCGGATACGGGCGGATTACCTTCCGCCTTCTTTCCTCCTAATCCTCCCTATGGCCAAACGTATTTTCACATGCCAGCCGGAAGATACTCCGACGGAAGATTGATTATAGATTTTATTG CACAGAGCTTGAATCTGCCATATCTTAGTGCATACCTGAATTCCTTGGGAACAAGCTTCACTCACGGTGCAAATTTTGCGACCGGATCATCCACCATCAGACTGCCTTCTAGCGTTATTCCCAGTGGCTCCGATAGCCCTTTTTTCCTTGATATCCAATTCCGACAATTCTTGAATTTCAAGAACCGATCACAAATCATCAGGAAGAACG GTGGTATTTTTGCAAAATTGATGCCTAAGGAAGAATATTTTGGAAAGGCTTTGTACACGTTTGATATTGGCCAGAATGATCTTCAAGGCGGACTTTTGCATAATATGTCATTTGAAGAAGTGAAAGCGTCTGTTCCAGATATTCTGAATAGGTTCTCGCTCAACATTAAG AACATTACAAAATTGGGCGGTAGATCATTTTGGATTCACAACACAGGACCAATCGGCTGTCTTCCTTATTTCCTGACAAATTTTCCATTAGCGGAGAGAGATACTACTGGTTGTGCAAAACATTTCAATGAAGTAGTacaacattttaatttcaaattgaaagaAACAGTCTCTCAACTTAGAAGGGATTTTCCTTCAGCTTCATTCACATACGTTGACATTTACTCTgcaaaatattctttaatcagTCAAGCCCAAAAATACG GATTTGAGCTTCCACTAGTAGCATGTTGTGGGTATGGAGGAAAATATAACAATAGCAATACAGCTAGATGTGGAAGTCCAGCGATCATAAATGGGAGTCAAGTTCTTATAAACCAGCCATGTGATAACCTCTCAGTGCGAATAAATTGGGATGGAGTTCACTATACTGAAGCTGCCAATCAGTTTGTTTTCGATCAAATTTCTACCGGAGCATTCTCCGATCCGCCTGTTCCTTTGAATCAGGCATGCCACCGAACtacattttga
- the LOC126673299 gene encoding GDSL esterase/lipase ENOD8-like — MVDDAKSLNVPYLNAYLNSIGTNFTHGANFAAGGATIRLPSSIIPNGLSSPFFLEVQYLQLVQFRLKSQVIKKQGGVFASLMPKDEYFSKALYTVDIGHNDIGDAFLSNMSIEQVNSSVPDMINQFSENIKNIYNLGGRSFWIHNTGPIGCLPYMLANFPGEKDEAGCLKRFNEVSQYFNFKLNESIAQLRSDFPLAAFIYVDVYSVKYSLFRSPHKYGFEFPLVACCGYGGKYNFNNSGQCGDTVAVNGTNIVVSSCDEPSVRVIWDGIHYTDSANQFVFNQIATGLFSHPPLPLKLSC; from the exons ATGGTAGATGATG CAAAGAGTTTGAATGTACCGTATCTTAACGCATATCTTAAttccattggaacaaacttcaCACATGGTGCAAATTTTGCTGCCGGAGGAGCCACCATCAGGCTACCATCCAGTATTATACCTAATGGTTTATCTAGTCCATTCTTTCTTGAGGTGCAATACCTTCAGTTGGTACAATTCAGACTCAAATCACAAGTAATAAAGAAACAAG GTGGTGTATTTGCATCGCTGATGCCAAAGGATGAATATTTTTCAAAGGCTTTGTACACAGTTGATATTGGACATAATGATATTGGAGATGCATTTTTGAGTAATATGTCAATTGAACAAGTAAATTCATCTGTCCCTGATATGATCAATCAATTTTCAGAAAACATTAAG AACATATACAACTTAGGAGGTAGATCATTTTGGATTCATAATACTGGACCAATCGGTTGCCTTCCTTACATGTTGGCCAATTTCCCCGGAGAAAAGGACGAAGCCGGCTGCTTGAAACGTTTCAATGAAGTTTCTCAATACTTCAACTTTAAGTTGAATGAGTCAATTGCTCAACTCAGATCGGATTTTCCTTTGGCTGCATTCATATATGTTGATGTCTATTCTGTCAAGTACTCTTTGTTTAGATCGCCCCACAAATACG GATTTGAGTTTCCACTTGTAGCATGTTGTGGGTATGGAGGTAAATACAACTTCAACAATAGCGGTCAATGTGGAGATACAGTGGCAGTAAATGGCACAAATATAGTAGTGAGTTCATGTGATGAACCATCGGTTCGAGTCATTTGGGACGGAATTCATTATACTGACTCAGCCAATCAATTTGTTTTCAATCAAATTGCTACAGGACTCTTCTCTCATCCACCTCTTCCCTTGAAATTGTCGTGTTGA